tttatattctaaaatcatattttcttgcATCTTGTActtacatatacattttaatatCATAGCAGTATATTCCCAAAacttacatttcattcataatataccaatataacataagcttttctgaaaataaatttactcgtaattaataataatttgcacggaaaaataactgctttagtttattcccttacctgaaaactgagaaagcccccaaaatatcctaagctaacccccgtatgatttcctgatcaataccctgaaactcaaaactcgcagtattaaacatcagtattttcatgcgtacatcatttcctataactaccataaagtctaatttatcttaaaaagtcttacctcaactcagggatgatttccaacttcgttttcccaacgatccgctctgacaaACTCGttaagaacttcgccaggagcatcgtggtgacttcagattgtcgatctgatGCATATCTGGCCCAAAAATtatatgtgagagagagagagagagagagagagagagagagagagagccgaagagaagagagagagggagaagagttggcttcttttgtaagttaaaaatcatatttttcatatttatagagcagagaattcgtcgacgagccacgtcattcgttgacgagtccttcacaaatttcgtctaCGAAATTCAATCtgctcaaaacccccctctctgtattttctcgtcgacgaatccctatattcgtcgacgaattttctactAAACTCATTGACGAATCCAGGCAAtccctttaaaattattttatcccccaaatgcaatgtcgtgGACAAAGTCTacggcttccttctgtttctgtttctatttctctccctcttaattattcaaattccacttttattcgggttgtcacatctagaatgacccgtttaatttTGGCGTCATTCAGTACACCAACCTTGCTgtggaatctcaatatcccatcattaGAGATATTGAAATCTGGCTTTAAACCACTATGTACCCCTTCCACAACCTCTACCAACTCTTCGTCTATCATCTGAGCTGTTCGGATCCTCTCTTATAAggtcggttgtaccaccaagttaGCAAGAaaagcctgatgatttccttccactacttccaagcccaacctttccaggtccatacagatctgatgttgAACTCCTACTGTCGAGACTGACGCATCAATGGACTTccaactcagagcatcagctaccacatttgctttttctggttgatagctaatggtacaatcgtagtcttttatcaactcaagccatctacgctgcctcatattcagctctttctaggtgaaaatgtacttaagacttttatgatcagtaaaaatctaacacctttcactgtacaggtagtgcctccagattttcaatgcatacactaccgcttccaattctatatcatgtgtccagtagttcttctcatactcattgagttgacgagaagcataagcaatcaccCTTCCCTACTCTATTAGAACACACCAGATAcctttcttagaggcgtcactaaAGATAACAAATTCACCATCCCCATATGGAATGGTCAGAATTGGAGCAGAAACCAACCgctgtttcagctcctggaaacttagctcgcactcatccgtccaatcatacttcacattctttttCATGAGCCGCGTCAATGGACTTgataaactagagaacccttctacGAACCATCGGTAGTATCCTgtaagacccagaaaacttctgacctcctgaacattcttcaatCTCGCTCAGTCCATTAtcgcttctattttactcggattcactgataccccttctttggacactGCACACCCTAGATACGCAATCTATTCcagccaaaactcgcatttcttcaattTAGTGTATAACCTCTTCTCCCTTACAATTTGTAGTACCAAACTCATATGAACTTCATATTCTGCAGCACTCCTGGAATACACTAAGATGTCATCCATAAATACCACgatgaactggtctaagtatttgtgaaagactaatcatcagatccataaatgatGCAGGTGCATTTGTCAGACCGAagggcataaccataaatttgtaATGGTCATACTGGGTTCGAAAAGCTATCTTCAGTACGTCCTTCACtatcaccttcagctggtgatacccagatcgtagatcgatcttagagaagatctgtgTGCCTTGTAGCcaatcaaacagatcatcaatcctaggtaacgggtatttgttctttatcgttaccttgttaagctctctgtagtcgatgcatatcctcattgacccgtccttcttctttacaaatagcattggtgctccccagggcgaaacactcggtcgaatgtgccccttatctagtagctcctgaagctgctccttcaactctctaaaaTTTGTTAGAGCCATACGATACAAAGCTTTCGATATTGGCACTGTAACTGAAACCAActctataacaaactccacctcacgatcaagaggtaatctctgcaagtcctctggaaacacgtctgGGAACTCACGCACTATAGGAATCTCGTCCAATTTACGTTCTTCTTCTGatgtgtctttcacaaatgccatgTACCCTTGGCATGCCTCTAGGAGTAACCTCCTAACCTGCATAGCTGAAAGGATCTATggtgctgaacgcacacacgatcctaagAACTTGAATTCCTATCCCcctagaggtctaaacaccacctctctCATGTGGCAATCGATACCGACATAACTAGtagataaccagtccatcccaaggatgatatcgaagtcatgcatgtcaaatactatAATATTGATTGGTAGTACCCTCTCCAGCATTTATACCAGAATGTCACAGATTACTTTACTACATACGACTAccgaccctgatggtgtagccactatgagttcataatctaactgttGAACCTTTAATCCACACCGTTTAACGAATCCCCGagaaataaaggaatgtgttgcccctGAATCGAATAATATAACagctttattggaaagcatgtaaatgatacatGTGACTATATCTCCAATGTTCTCTGTGTCGCCAGGAATCAGGGAATACACCCTTGCCTGGGCTGTACCCCCATAATGATCTCCACACTGCACCTACGTACCTCTTCTATATGACTATTGTGGGGCTCCGCTATTCCCCAGTAGGCTACTATCTTTAATCCGATGCCCCAACTTACCACACCAAAAGAAAGCCCATGTACTCCGCCTACAATCCTGAAAGTGCTTCTTACCACATGTAGGGCAATCAGGAGTGGTTGAGGTACTATGAAATGCACCACTGTTGTTGTTCTTCTTCCAGTTGCCCTGCGTAGCACCAGCAGAAGAGCTGGgaggcactggcctcttcttcaggaTCTGGACCTCAGAATCCTCCAGCAAAATCTCCTTTATTATAGTGGCTTTGTCTACCAGAGTAGCAAAGTCCTGTAACTACAAAATCTCTATCTGCTTACGAATCTCCTTTTTCAGACCCCTTTGAAACTTTTaggccttcattgcctcatctggaatcatgaatggagcaaattgGGATAGCTCCTGGAATCTACCAGAGTACTGTTGAACTATCAACTGTCCCTGCGTCAgactcataaattcctccatcttcgcgttTCTGACCATGGCTGGAaagtaccgttcaaagaataTATCTCTGAAACGGGTCCACGTCATCACTACTGGAATAGGTTGATGCTTCTCCAGCATC
This genomic stretch from Malania oleifera isolate guangnan ecotype guangnan chromosome 3, ASM2987363v1, whole genome shotgun sequence harbors:
- the LOC131151520 gene encoding uncharacterized protein LOC131151520; this translates as MVELGCSIDQFTQLKPLAFVASADPIRIENWIREIEKILDVLNCTEKQKVAFAMFKLTSEAQRWWESVKMLEKHQPIPVVMTWTRFRDIFFERYFPAMVRNAKMEEFMSLTQGQLIVQQYSGRFQELSQFAPFMIPDEILKKRPVPPSSSAGATQGNWKKNNNSGAFHSTSTTPDCPTCGKKHFQDCRRSTWAFFWCGKLGHRIKDSSLLGNSGAPQ